The window GTTGTCGCCTATGAACAAGACCATATTTATGCCAATCAGGCTGAAGCAGATGCAGATAACAACATCACTGATGAACTGATGCCATCGTTCAGCAGGAATAAACGTTGGGCAGGTGATGTAAAATGGGTAGATCAAAATGGAGACGGTATAATTAATACACTCGACAGAAAAGTGATTGGACGTACAACTCCCAGCCTGGTGGGGGGACTCAGTACAAGTTTAAAATATAAGAACTTCAAGTTATTTGTAAAAACAGATTTTGCTACCGGACATCTTGTATGGAACCATATCAGGGCCAAAGGATATGCACAGACCCAGGGAAATCTGAATCAACCCGCAGAAATATTAGACTCATGGACACCGGAGAATACGGATACCGACTGGCCACGTTTCGTTTTTGTGAACGGAGCCAGAAATGTGTGGAGAGGTAATGAAGGTAGTAGCTCTAATGACAGTAATAGTTTGTTGAACTCAGGGAATAGTAAATTTTGGGAAAAAGGCGATTACCTGGCTTTAAGAGAGATAACACTTAATTATAGTGTTCCGGCCCAATACTTTGGAGACGTGATCAACCAGCTGGATATCTTCATAACGGGCTCAAACTTACACTACTTTAAAAAATATAGTGGTGATACTCCGGAAATAGGAGGAATCCAGTACGGGGCGTTTCCACTACCTAAAACAATTACTTTAGGACTTAATGTAACATTTTAAATCTTAAGAGAATGAAAAAGTATATATTTATCATGTTTGCTGCCATAGCGTTAACAGCTTGTGAAAGCGAACTCGAACTCACCAGTCCGAGCGAACTGACAGCCCAGGGCTTTTGGGATACAGAAGAAGGGGCATCAGCTGCACATGCTGGTTTGTACGCAGATCTTAGATCAAATTACTCAACCTTATGGCTCTTTGGAGAAATCAGAAGCGATATCTGGGGAGGGAGAACTTTCGAATCTTCTTTTAATGTAGACTTAATAGAATCTAATATTACAGCTGCAACAGCACCGTTTGATTGGTTGAGCTTTTATGAGAGAATCCACAGAGTGAATGATTTTCTGAAGAATGTACCAGACATCGAATTTAGTAATAATGCAACCAAGCAGCATATGTTGGGACAAGCATACGGGTTAAGAGCATTTTACTATTATACCTTGTTAAAAACCTGGGGTGGTGTTCCTGTAATTACGGAACCTCTGGCTGATGTGAATCCTTCAGGATTAAGTAAAGCACGATCTTCACAAGCAGAGGTAATGGTCCAGGTTAAGACCGATATAGAAGCTTCTTTAAGCGCTTTCGGTTCTCAGAACTTTTTCGGAGATGGATCAATTTACTGGTCTAAAGCCGCTACATTGGCTCTTAAAGGAGATGTTTATATCTGGTCTGGTAATTTGATGGGAGGCGGAAGTCCGGATTTTAATGTTGCTAAGACAGCATTGCAACAGATTGCTTCTCTGGGGATGAGTTTAGAAAGTAGTATTCCTGATTTATGGGGAGTTGAAAATGAAGATAACAGTGAGTTTATTTTTACGCTGCAATACAAACAAGATGAAGCTTCAAATATCTATAACAGTTTTACGGGCAGGTCTACTGAAATACATGAGGTTTATAACGATAAAGGGGAGTTTATGGGGCCGTCAGGTATTGACTTTATTATCAATGGAGCTAATAGATATGGGCCTTCTGAAAAAACACTATTGTTAACAGACGACAATGATGATGCTCGTAAAGAGGCTACTTTTATCAGGCTGTTTGTAGATGATAACGGAGGAGCAGGTTATGATTCTTATGTCGAATCCCGGTATTACGGATCTGTGTTCAATAAATTCTTAGGCAGAATCGATGGGACACAGCGAATTTTTGAAAACGATGTTCCGGTATACAGGTATGCTGATGTTTTGTTGCTTTTAGCAGAAGCCAGAAACCTGTTGGGAGAAGACCCCTCAGGTGAAATCAATTTAGTCCGTGAAAGAGCCTATGGAGCTAATTACACCCCCATAGTTCACGCTTATTCCAATAGTTCACAAACTGATAATGCCAATGCTATTTTAGATGAAAGATATAAGGAGTTTGTTGGTGAAGGGAAAAGATGGTGGGATTTGCGTAGAGCGGGAAACAGCTTTGTGATAAATAATATAGAGTTCTTGTCTGCCGGAGATGAGTATAAGCTCCTCTTGCCAATTACACAAAATATGATAGGACGCAATCCTTTATTAGAACAAACACCAGGTTATTAATAAAAGTCAGGTGAACATTTGAATCATCCTTTGTAATGAGTTAGTTAGTTTTTATTGATTTGGTTGAGAAAGGGGACTGTAGCACAGCAGTCCCCTTTTTAGATGTTCTCCAAAATAACATGTAAATGTTTCGTCCGGATGATCATCCGGTTTACTCCTGACAATTTTCTTCAATGGTATAATGAATTGGTCCGGTAGCAGTTTACTCGATCATCGAGGTTTAAATGCTCCGACGCTTGTCCTTGTGAACTATTCCTGAAGGAATTTCATTGGACCTGCCCTTGTGAAATAGTCCTGACGGAATTTCATAGGGCTTGCGTCGAAATGTTTTTTAACTCTTTCTTTTAATTGCTAATGAGCTTTTTTTGAGGTAGCTGAATGTGTGCTATTTATTGTTCTTATAAAATACACGGTCAAAATGCGGTTCAAGATGTCTTCGCATGGCACTTCTGAATGTATCAGGAGTTCCGACTTTTAAATTATCCAGCAGCATGCGATGCGTGACAAATTTGCCCGAAGAGTATTCATAATTTGCATCATTTTTAAATTCCTCTTGTTGATACAAGTACTCAAATACGGGTAACAATAAATCCTGAAAGCGTTGTAGGGTAGTATTTTTAGAGATCTCGTAAAGCTTACCGTGAAAAGCAATCTCTTTGTCAAGAGAAAAAACAGTTTTGTCATAACTGGAAGCCTCTTCTGCCTCAACTATTTTTACCAGTTCCTCAATATCTTTTTCTGTCTTGTATTCAAACAGGAAGTCTGCCATGCCCATTTCCAGAATCAGGCGCAATTCAAAAAGACTTTTTAATGTTTTTTGGCCTAATAGGTTCGGATCGAGAATCCTTTCAAAATTATTGATAATATCAGGCTCTTTGAATGTCATCCCTTTGTGCTTTTTTGATTCAATAAAGCCTAAGGTTCTTAAACGTAATAAAGCTTCTCTGACAACCGTACGGCTCACACCCAAAGAATCAGACAGGTCAAGTTCTTTTGCAATAGGATCTCCCGGCTTTAAATTATTTTCTTTAAAATACTGCATAAGCCGGAGCTCCACTTTGTCGACTAATGAAAGCGTATCTATGGGCTGAATCTTATTTATTTTTTTCATACTGTTTATGCCTTGGTACATTTAATTTGGACTCTCGATATGCGAGAGCACCTCACAAAAATAATATAGTTATTATAAGTAATATTAGAATTACATGACTTTTATGTATTTAACAAAAATAATGCTCGGTTATCAAAAAGAATTCTATATTTTTGTTTTATGTCATACATAATAAAGTTATGAATTATTCTCAATATTATAAAAATAAACTTTTAAAAGATGTTATTCCCTTTTGGGAACAACACTCTGTCGACTACAAAAATGGTGGATATTATACCTGTTTGTCGAAGAATGGAGGGGTTTACGATACAGATAAATTTACTTGGCTACAAGGTAGACAGGCATGGATGTTTGCGGTACTATATAACAATGTAGAACACAAAGAAATATGGTTGGATATAGCAGAAAATGGGGTTGACTTTTTGAGAGACCACGCTATGGATGCAAACGGAAATTTCTATTTTGCAACTACCCAGGACGGTAGACCACTAGTGCAACCCTACAATATTTTTTCGGATTGTTTTGCAGCCATGGCTTTTGCTCAGTATGCCAAAGCTTCAAAAGATGAAGACTATAAAGAGTTAGCCAGAAACACGTATCTTAATATTTTAAAAAAGAAAGACGGTCCGAAAGGAAAGTACGAAAAAAGAACAGGTGTAAGGCCCCTTAAAGGGTTTTCCTTACCCATGATTTTATCTAATTTAGTGTTGGAGTTGGAAGATGTGTTAAGTCAAAAAGAGGTGGAGGAGACCATTGATTTTAGTGTGAATGAAGTCATGAATGTTTTCCTGCAAAAGGATTCCGGCCTGATTCATGAAAACGTAAATCCGGACGGCTCTTTTTCTGATAATTTTGAGGGAAGATTGCTTAACCCCGGACATGGTATTGAGGCTATGTGGTTTATGATCGATATCGGAAGCAGGAAGAACGATGTCGGTTTGATCAATAAGGCTGTTAAAACCATACTAACAATACTGGAGTATAGCTGGGATAAAGTGTTTGGCGGGATATATTATTTTATGGATGTAAAAGGTTGTCCGCCGCAACAACTGGAATGGGACCAGAAATTATGGTGGGTACATTTGGAAACCTTGGTAGCATTGGCAAAAGCTTTTGAGCATACAGGAGATCGAAAGGTTTGGGAGTGGTATGAAAAGGTGCATAGTTATGCCTGGTCTCATTTTGCCGATCCCGATAACGGAGAGTGGTTTGGTTATCTGAATAGAGAAGGAAAACCATTATTAACCCTCAAGGGAGGGAAGTGGAAAGGGTGCTTTCACGTTCCCAGAGCCATGTATCAATGTTGGAAAACTTTCGAAAAAATAGAAGAATCAGCTAATTTAAAATTCTAAATACGTAATGAAGTTTATATCTATATTATTAACTGTAGTATTTGTTGCTTTTACCTCTTGTAACAGCAATCGGATATCAAACGAAATAGCAGAAGCGGTTAAACCTTCCGAAGTAAATCAATTTATTTTACCTGTATTGGTAAATAAGGAGAAAAATAAAATTCTTAAATTCAGCTTAACTGTTGATGAACAGAAGATCGCAGACAAATTGCCTCCGGTGAAATCAATACGGGTAAATTTTAACGGAACAACAGACTTAGAGGATATTGGAGAAGCTGCTGTTTATTATGCTACGACAGATAATTTTAAGGAAGCTGCTTTGCTTTCTTCGGTATCTGACGTGTCTGAAGAAGTTAGTTTTGATGGAAATTTAGACTTGGAACCAGGAGATAACTTTTTCTGGTTGTCTGTTAAATTAAACGGAAGCCCTGAGCTAAGCAATAAAATTAAAGCGGTTCCTGAAAGCATAGAATTCAACAACGCTGGTGTACTGAATCTTTTAAATGAATCGGCTCCAGCTCAGCGTTTGGGGATGGCAATAAGAAATAAATTCGATGATGATGTTGATACATTTAGGATTCCCGGATTAACAACAACCAAAGACGGAACATTAATCGCAGTCTACGATATCAGATATAACAGTGCAGTTGATCTTCAGGAAGATGTAGATGTAGGGATGAGCAGAAGTACGGACGGCGGACAAACATGGGAGCCCATGAAAGTAATTATGGATATGGGAGAATATGGCGGTTTGCCACAAGATGAAAACGGAATTGGCGACCCCGCAGTATTAGTAGATAAAAATACCGGAACAATATGGGTAGCAGCCTTGTGGTTACATGGTCATAAAGACAAAAGGGCATGGTGGGCATCAGATCGGGGATTGACACCGGAAGAGACCGGCCAGTTTATGTTAGTGAAAAGTGAAGATGACGGGCTAACCTGGTCAGAACCCATAAACATAACACGACAAATAAAAAATCCGGACTGGAAACTGTTTTTTAACGGCCCCGGAATGGGGATTACCATGAAGGACGGAACGTTGGTGTTTCCTGCCCAATTCAAAGACAAAGAATCCATACCCCATTCCACTATTATTTACAGTAAAGATGGAGGAGAAACATGGAAAGTGGGTACAGGAGCAAAATCGGAGACTACAGAAGCTCAGGTAGTTCAGCTTACCGATGGAAGTTTAATGTTAAACATGAGAGACGATAGAAACAGAGCTGGTAGAAAAGATGCTCAGAATGGACGTTCGATTGCCGTTACAACCGATTTAGGAGCTACCTGGACCGAACACAGTACCTCCAGAAAAGCCTTGAAAGAGCCGAACTGTATGGCCAGTATTATAGGAGCGGAAGTGAAGGATAAAGGACAGGTTTTATTCTTCTCAAATCCAAATTCAAAAACAAACAGAGATCATATCACCATAAAAACAAGTTTTGATGATGGGCAAACATGGCCTGAAGAACATCAGATCGAATTGTATGAAGAATCAAACTATGGGTATTCATGCTTAACCAGGATAGATGAGGATTATCTGGGAATTTTGTATGAAGGCAATGGAGATTTGTATTTTCAGAAAATTGCCATTGAAGAACTGATAAAATGAATAAAATATGAGACCTTTTGTGTTAGCCGAAACTAATTGGAAGAAAGTAAAAGATCAGAACTATGAAGTTGCCGTATTACCTTGGGGAGCTACCGAAGCACATAATTATCATTTACCATATGGAACCGATAATTTTTTGGCAGAATCAGTAGCTGTAGAAGCTGCATCAAAAGCTTGGGATAGGGAAGCGAGACTTATAGTACTGCCTGTAGTTCCTTTCGGGGTTAATACAGGCCAGCTGGATGTTTCCCTGTGTATTAATATGAACCCTAGTACCCAGTATGCAGTTTTAAGAGATATTGTACAGGTGCTGCACCTGCAAAACATTCATAAACTCGTCATCGTCAATGCACATGGAGGTAATAATTTTAAACAAATGATTCGGGAACTCAGTCTTGAATTTCCTGATGTTTTTGTATGTGCTTTAAACTGGTGGCATGCCGGCGATGCGAAAGCGTATTTTGATGCACCCGGAGATCATGCAGGTGAACTCGAAACTGCAATGATAATGCATTTGTTTCCCGAGTTGGTCTTGCCCCTGGAAGAAGCAGGTAAGGGAGAAGCAAAAGAATTTACCATTAAGGCCCTGAGAGAAGGTTGGGTGACAACCCAGCGTAAATGGACTTCCGTTACTAAAGATACAGGTGTAGGGAACCCTGAAAAAGCGACTGCCGAAAAAGGGGCTGCCTTTTTTGAAGCAACGACGGATGCTATTGCTGAATTTCTGACAGACCTGAATCATACAGCGCTACAATACTTTTACAAATAATATGAAAAAGCTATTTCTTGTTTTAATACACGCGCTGTTTTTAATTAGTTTTTCAACAAAATCAAATGGACAAAACACAAGTTTTGAAGTAAACTATACTGCTGAAGAACTTCACGCGGCTCCGGTTAAATTAATACCATTTCCTCAACAAGTTGTATGGGGGTCAAAGGCGATTAGTTTTTCGGACTTCAAGGTACTTGCAGATAACATATTAGACGATAGTATAATTTCCGAACTTGACCGTATTTGTAATGAGTTTGGAATTGAGCAATCTAAACGATCAAAAACAACCATTGTTTTTGTCACAGATAAAGAACTCCCGCAGGAAGGTTACGTACTGGACGTTGAAAAAAATAAAATAACCATCAAAGCATCTGATGATGCCGGAGTATTTTATGCGTTACAAACCATACGCCAGCTTATTTCCGGTAGTAATGGCAAATCTAAAATTCAGCTTTGCGAAATTAAAGATTGGCCAGTATTTCCTGTCAGGGGTTATATGGTTGATGTTGGGAGGAATTTCCAGGGTTTGGAATTGCTTAAAGAACAGCTTGATGTGATGGCGAGTTACAAACTCAATACATTTCACTGGCACCTGACAGACAGGCCTGCCTGGAGAATCGAAAGCAAGGCTTATCCTGAATTAACTCAGGCCGAAAATCATCGTCCCGGCAGAGATCCGGGAGAATTTTACACCTATGAGGAAATCAGAGCGCTTATTTTGTATGCAAAAGATAAGCAAATACAGGTAATACCAGAAATTGATATGCCAGGGCATAGCGATTCCTTTGTAGCGGCTACAGGCCTTAAAATGGAATCTCCTGAAGGGATGAAAATTCTCGAAGAGGTGCTAAACGAGTTTTTTGAAGAAGTTCCCAAAGAACTTTGTCCCATAATTCACATTGGTTCCGATGAAGTAAGAATAGATAACCCTGAAGAATTTATAACCAAAATGGTTGGTATTTGTGAAGCTAACGGGCGCGAAGTGATTATCTGGAACCCCGGACTTCCTGCCAACGATAAGGTTATCAGGCAAACATGGAAGCCGGATCATATAGAGGAAAAGACCTATAAAGAAATTGATTCATGGAATAATTATATCAATAACGGAGACCCTTTTGTTCATATATCAAAACTATTTTTTAAGCCCATAGGAAAAGGATCAACGAATAAGGTACAAGGCGGTATTTTATGTATGTGGCATGATGTTAACCTCGACAATGAGGGTGACTTTATTAAATTTAACCCGGTATATCCGTCGGTTTTAACCTATGCATGGAAAACCTGGACCCATGATGTCAAAAAAACTTCTAAAGAATACTTAACTGAAATACCCCTTTCAGGAACCCTGGAGCATGCTTATTTTCAGGCTTTCGAAAAATACCTTATGCATCATAAAGAAAAATATTTTTCCAGTAAACCGTTTCAGTATGTAGAACAATCTCAAAACCAATGGAAACTGATAAAATTAACCGATTCGCTTTCCGTGGATATGAATATACTTCGAGATAAATTCGGTCAAGAGGATCGTTATAAACGAGCCAATGGTAATACCATCTATATAAAAGATAGATTTAAGCTCGGCGGTTATTATCCCGACGCTAAGCCAGGCGAGACATGTTATGTCATAACGTACATTTACTCGGATAAAATAAAAACGATACCAGTATGGATAGGTTTTGAAACGCCTTTTAGGGCCAACAGAATATATGGGGGAATACCCGATCAGGGAGAGTGGGATGCCCATGGAGGTAATGTGTGGATCAATGGAGAAAACTTACCGGCTCCTGAATGGGAAAACCCCGGGTGGAAACCATCAAAAACATCTGGATGGGGAAGTCCTGAAGATCAGGAAATCCCGTGGAGAGATGAAGAGCTATACTGGACGAGAAAACCGGTAAAGCTTCTTTTAAAGAAGGGCTGGAATGAAATTCTTATCAAGGTTCCGGGAACTAATGATTACCAAAACTGGATGTTCACCTTTGCACCGTTAGATAGCGAGGACGGGAAAATAAGCTTGTCACCCGATAAAAACAATACAAAATGATATCAGATTCCGGCTCATTTTTCAAAATACATGCCAGGATGCGGTTATTCCTGTTGGCTCTGTTGTGTACATTTACAAATACAGTGTTTTCGCAGGAGAATTCTACAAACAATGTTCAGGTTACCGGCATTGATGAAATCCCCTCGATAGAGAAGAAGGAGAAGAGCCCGGGTTATGCAGGAATGCTGGGAGGTATGCATAACAATATTATTATTGCTGCCGGAGGGGCTAACTTTCCGGGAGGAATGCCGTGGGAAGGAGGAAAAAAACATTGGTACGACCACATATATTATTATAAAAATCAACAGTGGAAACTATCAAATATTAAACTTCCAATACCCCTGGCATATGCAGGTTGTGTGTCTACCGAAGATGGAATTGTTTGTGTTGGTGGAGATAATAGCGACGGGATTGCAAATAAGGTACTTCTTTTAAAATACGATGTGACAAGAGCAGCTATAAATATCGAGGAAATACAATCTTTGCCCGAACCCCTGGCTTATACAACGGCTGTTCATGCAGAAGGATTTATATATCTCATCGGAGGGAAGAATAAAAATGGCAGCACGAACAGTTTTTATAGAATTGACGATAAACTGGCCGGCGGGTGGGAAAAACTAGACGATTTTCCGGGAGCTCCGCGTGCTGTTCATTCGGCTGTGGTCCAGGAAAGTTCCTTTTCAAAAAAGATCTATGTAATTGGGGGCAGGAATGAACGGAAAGGAGAAAAATCTATAGCCTTATCCAGTTACCTCTCTTATGATTTAAAAGAAGGTGTATGGAAGGAAGAAGGAGATGTCATTGTAAGCGGAAATAAAAAAGTACTGATGGGGGCTGCCGCAGAAGCAAAAGGTTCCATGCATGTATTGATATATGGCGGCTCAGATGAGAAGCTTTTTGATAAATTAGAACAATTGTATCTAAATGAAATTAAAGCAGCGCACGATACTGTAAAATCAGATTTAAGCAATCAAAGGAAGGAGATCTTAAAGAACCATCCCGGATTTCAAAAAGAAATTCTGGCGTATAATACCATCACCGGGAAGTGGTTTTTATACGATAGCCTGCAAGTTCAAATCCCCGTAACCGCATTAAGCTTTAAACATAATGATGACTTTATAATCGTATCCGGCGAGGTGTCACCGGGTGTACGAACCCCTAAAGTGTTTAAATATAGATATCAGACGGATGCCAATA of the Zhouia spongiae genome contains:
- a CDS encoding RagB/SusD family nutrient uptake outer membrane protein; the protein is MKKYIFIMFAAIALTACESELELTSPSELTAQGFWDTEEGASAAHAGLYADLRSNYSTLWLFGEIRSDIWGGRTFESSFNVDLIESNITAATAPFDWLSFYERIHRVNDFLKNVPDIEFSNNATKQHMLGQAYGLRAFYYYTLLKTWGGVPVITEPLADVNPSGLSKARSSQAEVMVQVKTDIEASLSAFGSQNFFGDGSIYWSKAATLALKGDVYIWSGNLMGGGSPDFNVAKTALQQIASLGMSLESSIPDLWGVENEDNSEFIFTLQYKQDEASNIYNSFTGRSTEIHEVYNDKGEFMGPSGIDFIINGANRYGPSEKTLLLTDDNDDARKEATFIRLFVDDNGGAGYDSYVESRYYGSVFNKFLGRIDGTQRIFENDVPVYRYADVLLLLAEARNLLGEDPSGEINLVRERAYGANYTPIVHAYSNSSQTDNANAILDERYKEFVGEGKRWWDLRRAGNSFVINNIEFLSAGDEYKLLLPITQNMIGRNPLLEQTPGY
- a CDS encoding FadR/GntR family transcriptional regulator: MKKINKIQPIDTLSLVDKVELRLMQYFKENNLKPGDPIAKELDLSDSLGVSRTVVREALLRLRTLGFIESKKHKGMTFKEPDIINNFERILDPNLLGQKTLKSLFELRLILEMGMADFLFEYKTEKDIEELVKIVEAEEASSYDKTVFSLDKEIAFHGKLYEISKNTTLQRFQDLLLPVFEYLYQQEEFKNDANYEYSSGKFVTHRMLLDNLKVGTPDTFRSAMRRHLEPHFDRVFYKNNK
- a CDS encoding AGE family epimerase/isomerase, producing MNYSQYYKNKLLKDVIPFWEQHSVDYKNGGYYTCLSKNGGVYDTDKFTWLQGRQAWMFAVLYNNVEHKEIWLDIAENGVDFLRDHAMDANGNFYFATTQDGRPLVQPYNIFSDCFAAMAFAQYAKASKDEDYKELARNTYLNILKKKDGPKGKYEKRTGVRPLKGFSLPMILSNLVLELEDVLSQKEVEETIDFSVNEVMNVFLQKDSGLIHENVNPDGSFSDNFEGRLLNPGHGIEAMWFMIDIGSRKNDVGLINKAVKTILTILEYSWDKVFGGIYYFMDVKGCPPQQLEWDQKLWWVHLETLVALAKAFEHTGDRKVWEWYEKVHSYAWSHFADPDNGEWFGYLNREGKPLLTLKGGKWKGCFHVPRAMYQCWKTFEKIEESANLKF
- a CDS encoding sialidase family protein; the encoded protein is MKFISILLTVVFVAFTSCNSNRISNEIAEAVKPSEVNQFILPVLVNKEKNKILKFSLTVDEQKIADKLPPVKSIRVNFNGTTDLEDIGEAAVYYATTDNFKEAALLSSVSDVSEEVSFDGNLDLEPGDNFFWLSVKLNGSPELSNKIKAVPESIEFNNAGVLNLLNESAPAQRLGMAIRNKFDDDVDTFRIPGLTTTKDGTLIAVYDIRYNSAVDLQEDVDVGMSRSTDGGQTWEPMKVIMDMGEYGGLPQDENGIGDPAVLVDKNTGTIWVAALWLHGHKDKRAWWASDRGLTPEETGQFMLVKSEDDGLTWSEPINITRQIKNPDWKLFFNGPGMGITMKDGTLVFPAQFKDKESIPHSTIIYSKDGGETWKVGTGAKSETTEAQVVQLTDGSLMLNMRDDRNRAGRKDAQNGRSIAVTTDLGATWTEHSTSRKALKEPNCMASIIGAEVKDKGQVLFFSNPNSKTNRDHITIKTSFDDGQTWPEEHQIELYEESNYGYSCLTRIDEDYLGILYEGNGDLYFQKIAIEELIK
- a CDS encoding creatininase family protein, producing MRPFVLAETNWKKVKDQNYEVAVLPWGATEAHNYHLPYGTDNFLAESVAVEAASKAWDREARLIVLPVVPFGVNTGQLDVSLCINMNPSTQYAVLRDIVQVLHLQNIHKLVIVNAHGGNNFKQMIRELSLEFPDVFVCALNWWHAGDAKAYFDAPGDHAGELETAMIMHLFPELVLPLEEAGKGEAKEFTIKALREGWVTTQRKWTSVTKDTGVGNPEKATAEKGAAFFEATTDAIAEFLTDLNHTALQYFYK
- a CDS encoding family 20 glycosylhydrolase, whose translation is MKKLFLVLIHALFLISFSTKSNGQNTSFEVNYTAEELHAAPVKLIPFPQQVVWGSKAISFSDFKVLADNILDDSIISELDRICNEFGIEQSKRSKTTIVFVTDKELPQEGYVLDVEKNKITIKASDDAGVFYALQTIRQLISGSNGKSKIQLCEIKDWPVFPVRGYMVDVGRNFQGLELLKEQLDVMASYKLNTFHWHLTDRPAWRIESKAYPELTQAENHRPGRDPGEFYTYEEIRALILYAKDKQIQVIPEIDMPGHSDSFVAATGLKMESPEGMKILEEVLNEFFEEVPKELCPIIHIGSDEVRIDNPEEFITKMVGICEANGREVIIWNPGLPANDKVIRQTWKPDHIEEKTYKEIDSWNNYINNGDPFVHISKLFFKPIGKGSTNKVQGGILCMWHDVNLDNEGDFIKFNPVYPSVLTYAWKTWTHDVKKTSKEYLTEIPLSGTLEHAYFQAFEKYLMHHKEKYFSSKPFQYVEQSQNQWKLIKLTDSLSVDMNILRDKFGQEDRYKRANGNTIYIKDRFKLGGYYPDAKPGETCYVITYIYSDKIKTIPVWIGFETPFRANRIYGGIPDQGEWDAHGGNVWINGENLPAPEWENPGWKPSKTSGWGSPEDQEIPWRDEELYWTRKPVKLLLKKGWNEILIKVPGTNDYQNWMFTFAPLDSEDGKISLSPDKNNTK